The proteins below come from a single Drosophila kikkawai strain 14028-0561.14 chromosome 3R, DkikHiC1v2, whole genome shotgun sequence genomic window:
- the LOC108072151 gene encoding uncharacterized protein, whose protein sequence is METIGADDYTVAELRNWLGRLNMPKSGNKATLAARLNGVPPEARGVCPAMEENDAGSSGLEHEDAGSAAPDSGVETVSNMIEHEAGAAAPGNGVITVSDMIEHEAGAASPVAEGSVHVRDDAGPSKFNSRGSREPANEVSTQLDALKRQLELVQLENEILRMEFAQRHNSAATPNQNSAATPNQNCAATPNQNGAATPNQNGAATPNQNNVSTPDRNVAGGDARSEGTPVNNNSLLAMAREMLPTYDGAANNKLPVSTWIAQLNAITKMYKLSDDVIRMLVMSKLKDRAQVWLHSSESLLTLPIHELLRQIDEAFNSKESKIMSRRKFQGRKWNPSEDFSTYFKEKTLLATHIQMDDEELIDSIIEGIPDTLLRQQAHMHCFNSSAQLLQAFAKVALRKPPLFSSGRAKVSAGDGPTSAPPKRCFNCNSIGHFAADCRKPKREHGACYACGSMDHQVHHCTEKKFVPSNEYNA, encoded by the exons ATGGAAACCATCGGTGCAGACGACTACACGGTGGCGGAACTACGCAATTGGCTGGGAAGGCTCAACATGCCGAAAAGTGGAAACAAGGCAACGCTTGCGGCGAGGCTCAATGGAGTGCCCCCCGAAGCGCGAGGAGTTTGCCCGGCGATGGAGGAAAACGACGCTGGTAGTAGCGGTTTGGAGCACGAGGACGCCGGATCGGCGGCGCCAGACAGCGGCGTTGAAACCGTGAGCAACATGATCGAACACGAGGCTGGAGCGGCGGCGCCAGGCAACGGCGTTATAACCGTGAGCGACATGATCGAACACGAGGCTGGAGCGGCTTCCCCAGTGGCTGAGGGAAGCGTGCATGTTCGCGATGACGCCGGGCCTTCGAAGTTCAACAGCCGGGGCAGTCGGGAGCCGGCAAACGAGGTTTCGACGCAATTGGATGCCCTAAAGCGTCAACTCGAGTTAGTCCAATTGGAAAACGAGATTCTGAGAATGGAATTTGCTCAGCGTCATAACAGTGCTGCCACACCGAACCAGAACAGTGCTGCCACACCGAACCAGAACTGTGCTGCCACACCGAATCAGAACGGTGCTGCCACACCGAATCAGAACGGTGCTGCCACACCGAATCAGAACAATGTATCCACACCAGATCGAAACGTCGCTGGCGGAGACGCCAGATCGGAGGGGACACCAGTAAACAACAATTCTTTGCTGGCCATGGCCAGAGAAATGCTCCCAACATACGACGGCGCCGCTAACAACAAACTGCCTGTCAGCACCTGGATCGCACAACTTAATGCTATCACGAAAATGTACAAGCTGAGCGATGACGTGATCCGCATGTTAGTAATGTCGAAACTAAAGGACCGCGCTCAAGTTTGGTTGCACTCGTCTGAAAGTTTGCTGACCTTGCCGATTCATGAACTACTACGACAGATTGATGAGGCTTTCAATAGCAAGGAGAGCAAGATAATGTCTCGACGCAAATTTCAAGGGCGCAAGTGGAATCCGTCTGAAGATTTTTCCACATACTTCAAGGAAAAAACCCTTCTAGCCACACACATCCAAATGGACGACGAAGAGCTAATCGACAGCATCATAGAGGGGATTCCCGACACTCTTCTGCGACAGCAAGCACACATGCATTGCTTTAACTCGTCTGCACAGCTGTTGCAGGCGTTTGCGAAGGTTGCTTTACGTAAGCCACCACTGTTTTCGTCAGGACGAGCTAAAGTTTCGGCCGGGGATGGACCTACTTCGGCCCCTCCAAAAAGGTGCTTCAACTGCAACTCCATTGGACACTTCGCTGCTGACTGCCGCAAACCCAAGCGTGAGCACGGAGCCTGCTACGCATGTGGCAGTATGGATCACCAGGTGCACCACTGCACTGAGAAGAAGTTCGTGCCCAGCAATGAATAT aatgCCTAA